Part of the Bacillus clarus genome, ATTTGGTCTTTATCTACGAATGGTAAGTTTGCAACTGGCCCCCATATACCTTTATACTGTAAAGCCCTGTTTACAATGATTGCTGATTCTTCTCTTGTAATAGGTGTGTTAGGATCAAAATAACCGTCACCTCTACCTGCAATGATACCTACACTTGCAGTGCGTTTAATACCATCTCTTAGAGTTGAGTGTGCATCGTTTAAATCTTTAAATGATGCATCTCCGGCTGGTAAGTTTAGAGACTTAGAGATTAATTGAGCAAATTCGGCTCTTGTTACTGCTCTGTTAGGTGCGAAAATTCCGTTTCCTTCCCCTACCATAATATCTCTTCTATTTAACTCTCGAATAGCTGACTCATACCACCCTCCTGTAATGTCATCTGTTGGTTGAGAAAGGTTATTATAATACCCCTCAACACCATTTACGAATGAATCCCATAGTCCACTATTAATCATGTTAGCAGGACAGTTTTTACCACTCCATTTTTGGTGTTTTACGATATTATTTAACGGTACACCAGTTTCTTTCATTAAATAAGCTACAAGTTTCTTAGCGTTATCTACTGCTTTACTGTAGTTACCGTCTCTGTTAACTGCGATTTCAATTGCAATAGATTGTCTATTACCTGGACCATCACCGTCTCTTGCGTGCCACCCGTTCTCGTTTAATGGTAAGTGTTGATAAATCTCTTTATCGTCTACTGTAAAATGCCATGATGCACCTCGGTCTGTGTTCCCTACTGCTTGGTTATATAGATATTGAGCGTGGTTTCTAGCACCTGCTCCTACACTTGTATTATCAGTCTCATGAATTGTAATGTATTTTGGACTCATGTGGTTTTGAGGACGAATATTATCATTACCTACTGGAACAATCCATTCAGTGAATGGAACACCGTTTATTGTACTAGAGGTTCTAGGTGATGTGGAAGATAGGCTACGTTTTGTTCTGTTTGAATTGCTAGGAACAGTTAATGTACCCGTTTCTTCATGAATACCCTCTGAACGTTGAAGGCTGTCTGCTTTCTTATTGTCGACAGTACCTCCACCACGTCCGTCTACCCCTTCAAAACTATCTTCAATACTTTTTAAAGCCTGTTCATCTGATGCCTGAAGTTGGTCTGTTTTACCTTGTTCTTGAACGCTTGTAGGTTGCTTATTGTTTACTGATTGTTGTTCCTCTGCAAATGTTGCAAATGGTGAAGATAATACCGTTAATCCTGCTGTTAATGCTACTACTTTTTTGTTAAATTTAATATTCATTTCTACTTTGGTATATCTCATTATTTTAATAGATATACCTTCCTCCTTGTACCTCTTTTAGTGTGATTAATAGTGTGATTAATAGTGTGAATCCGTAAAAATATAATTCAAATAACATAAATAACCTTTAATGTACAAAACAATAACATTTTACATTATATCCCGTTTATTTTCTATAAAATTCACAAATCTTTCAAAAATCCTGATTACAAATTAAAAAAGATTTCAAAACACAGAAGTCCTTTCTTATGTTGGTTTTGATCAAACTTTACCTAATGATGCAAAATGGTGCAACTTTTTTGTATCAGTTTAACTTTATTCAAAACAGTACGACTTTATTTCAAAGCAACATCAGAGCATTTCTCAAATCATTCTGTAAGTAAATACCAGAGTGGCACCTCATTCCCTGAATCGTTTCCGTATCCCAACAGATCTCCTTGGTTCAGAACTTTTAACAGCAGCTACCTTATCATGTATCTTAGTACTTAGGAACTTCTAATATACTCTTTTTCTTCCCATCATATACTATAGCTGTTTTTGCTTTTATATTCTCATTGTCATATGTAAAATCTTGGTTTGAGAAATTCACAATCACTTTCATGTCATTTCCAAATGTCGTACTTTGAACTTGCCGATCTTCAGACAATACTTCAAAATTAGTCATTGGTTTTGATACGGCTTTCTCATGAAATGGAGACCATACTTTCAAATAAGAGGTAATGATGGATTTACTTTTCTCCCATTCATTTTTATCAATATGATATAAAGGTGGTACATTATACAACATTTCAGATAACATTCTATTTCCTATCTCATCC contains:
- a CDS encoding S-layer homology domain-containing protein — protein: MNIKFNKKVVALTAGLTVLSSPFATFAEEQQSVNNKQPTSVQEQGKTDQLQASDEQALKSIEDSFEGVDGRGGGTVDNKKADSLQRSEGIHEETGTLTVPSNSNRTKRSLSSTSPRTSSTINGVPFTEWIVPVGNDNIRPQNHMSPKYITIHETDNTSVGAGARNHAQYLYNQAVGNTDRGASWHFTVDDKEIYQHLPLNENGWHARDGDGPGNRQSIAIEIAVNRDGNYSKAVDNAKKLVAYLMKETGVPLNNIVKHQKWSGKNCPANMINSGLWDSFVNGVEGYYNNLSQPTDDITGGWYESAIRELNRRDIMVGEGNGIFAPNRAVTRAEFAQLISKSLNLPAGDASFKDLNDAHSTLRDGIKRTASVGIIAGRGDGYFDPNTPITREESAIIVNRALQYKGIWGPVANLPFVDKDQIIYKEDVQRLYGLGIVKGKGDNQYDSKGTTTRGETASFILNMLQVIETGSVQNVIGTAQINGIGVNIRSGADSNYSIVRKASKGEKVTVYEEKNGWLRIGTGQWVYYDSSYIKYNR